TCGCTATCTCATCTTCGGTAGCCTCTCTAACTTCTGTTATTTGAACGTTAAACTCTAGGTCTTTACCAGCATAAGGGTGATTAAAGTCAACAGTTACTTCATTTTCGTCTATTTTTGCTACAGTAACACGAACGTTTGAACCATCCTCTCCCTGGCCAAACAGCTCCATTCCTTCTTTGAGTTCAATTCCTGCAAATTGCTCTTTTGGTAGTTTTTGAAGAGCTGTCTCATCATAAAGTCCGCAAGCATCAGCTGCCTCAATAACAACTCTCTTTGTATCTCCGGCTTTTAGTGAGATAACCTCATCTTCTAGCTTTTGTATTATGTGTCCTCTACCTGTCAAAAATGAAATTTGACCGCCTTCTTGCATGTTAGATTCTAAAATTTCGCCTGTCTTAGCGTCTTTTAGCTCATAAAACATAGATATAACTTGATTCACACTTTCTCCTAAAAATTAAAATAAGTATGATTATATCGTAAATTTATTAATGTAAATTGACTTATCTATCAGGAGATGCTTTGGCTTCTTTACTTTCAGGATAGCCTAATTTCAATGCTTTATAAAATCGATTTGCGCTTTGAGTATCATTAATCTTATCAAAACTAATCGCAGTATGATATAGTAATTTTGGTATATAATCGGCTTTATCGTAAAGAGTTATGCTTTGTTGATAATATTTTATAGCGTTATTGTATGCTTTTTGCTTATATGAAATTTCACCAAGATAAAAATTTGCTGCGGCTGGCTTGTGACCTTTTGTTATCAAAAATTCATATCTATCTTTAGCCTTATCCAGCTTTCCTTCATCAAAAAGCTTCTTAGCGTCAGCTGCGACATCTTGAATTTTTTGCCTAGTAAAATCTGCTGAAACTTGTTTA
This Campylobacter sp. RM16192 DNA region includes the following protein-coding sequences:
- a CDS encoding FKBP-type peptidyl-prolyl cis-trans isomerase, with the protein product MFYELKDAKTGEILESNMQEGGQISFLTGRGHIIQKLEDEVISLKAGDTKRVVIEAADACGLYDETALQKLPKEQFAGIELKEGMELFGQGEDGSNVRVTVAKIDENEVTVDFNHPYAGKDLEFNVQITEVREATEDEIATGVVAHAHACGCGSGHGHKEGGCCGGHGHDHEEGGCCGGGHHHHDDEDGCCGGEHHHNDGGGCCGKHHH